In one window of Rhizobium sp. ACO-34A DNA:
- a CDS encoding arginyltransferase, with protein sequence MNTQTSPSPQFYLTAPAPCPYLPGEMERKVFTHLVGPRATEMNDLLTQGGFRRSQNIAYRPACEACRACISVRILVDEFEPGRSFKRVATTNKDVVSTVFPAQPSTEQFSLFRTYLDHRHQEGGMSDMSALDYAIMVEDTHVQTRVIEYRLRAPGDGLGGQPRGELIAVALSDLMSDGLSMVYSFFNPALDKRSLGTMMVLDHVNRAKALGLPHVYLGYWVRGSHKMDYKTRFLPQEHLTNQGWERYIPDPEAAEPPKE encoded by the coding sequence ATGAACACCCAGACGTCTCCGTCTCCGCAATTCTACCTCACGGCGCCCGCGCCGTGTCCATACCTGCCGGGGGAAATGGAGCGCAAGGTTTTCACTCATCTCGTCGGGCCGCGCGCGACCGAGATGAACGACCTTCTGACACAAGGCGGTTTCCGCCGATCCCAGAACATCGCCTACCGCCCCGCGTGCGAAGCCTGCCGCGCCTGCATCTCGGTGCGCATCCTCGTTGACGAGTTCGAGCCGGGCCGTTCCTTTAAGCGCGTGGCCACCACCAACAAGGATGTCGTCTCGACGGTCTTTCCGGCCCAGCCCTCGACCGAGCAGTTTTCCCTATTCCGTACCTACCTCGATCATCGCCACCAGGAAGGCGGTATGTCGGACATGTCAGCTCTCGACTATGCCATCATGGTCGAGGACACCCATGTGCAGACCCGCGTGATCGAATACCGGCTGCGTGCACCCGGCGACGGGCTTGGCGGCCAGCCGCGAGGCGAACTGATCGCCGTCGCCCTGTCGGACCTGATGAGCGACGGGCTGTCCATGGTCTACTCCTTCTTCAACCCGGCGCTGGACAAGCGGTCGCTCGGCACGATGATGGTTCTCGACCACGTCAACCGGGCCAAGGCGCTCGGGCTGCCGCATGTCTATCTCGGCTACTGGGTGCGCGGTTCCCACAAGATGGATTACAAGACCCGCTTCCTGCCGCAGGAGCACCTGACGAACCAGGGCTGGGAACGCTATATTCCCGACCCGGAAGCGGCCGAGCCCCCGAAAGAATGA
- a CDS encoding DNA topoisomerase IV subunit A, producing MGKNLIPPDDGGDNIQPVDLKAALEERYLAYALSTIMHRALPDVRDGLKPVHRRIIHAMSEMGIRPNSAFKKCARIVGDVIGKFHPHGDQSVYDALVRLAQDFSQRYPVVDGQGNFGNIDGDSAAAYRYTEARMTDVAALLLEGIDQDAVDYRPTYNEEDDEPVVLPGAFPNLLANGASGIAVGMATSIPPHNAHEICDAALYLIKNPGAPVEELLADPANPQKGGIEGPDFPTGGIIVESRESMLETYRTGRGGFRVRARWEIEDLGRGGYQIIVTQIPFQVQKSRLIEKIAELLIAKRLPLLEDIRDESAEDVRVVLVPKSRTVDATLLMESLFKLTELESRISLNMNVLSQGKVPRVMALNEVLTEWLEHRKDVLVRRSRFRLAAIDRRLEILGGLLVAYLNLDEVIRIIREEDEPKPVMIARWDLTDIQAEAILNMRLRNLRKLEEFEIRKEHEELSKEKAEIEALLASDDKQWQTISWEIGEVKKKYAKATELGRRRTQFADAPDADSEAIQQAMIEKEPITVVVSEKGWIRALKGHISDTSSLTFKEGDGLKVAFPAQTTDKILLVTTGGKVFTLGGDKLPGGRGHGEPLRIMVDMENDQDVLTAFVHDTSRKLLFSSTAGNGFIVAEADIVANTRKGKQVMNVGMPDEAKLVVPVAGDHVAVVGENRKLLVFPMAQMPEMTRGKGVRLQRYKDGGISDIKCFAIADGLTWEDSAGRVFSKSKDDLAEWMGDRAAAGRTVPKGFPRSGKFSG from the coding sequence ATGGGGAAAAATCTTATTCCGCCGGATGACGGCGGCGACAATATTCAGCCGGTCGATCTCAAGGCGGCGCTCGAGGAGCGCTACCTCGCTTATGCATTGTCGACGATCATGCACCGGGCGCTGCCCGACGTGCGCGATGGCCTGAAGCCGGTTCATCGCCGCATCATCCATGCGATGAGCGAGATGGGCATTCGCCCGAACTCGGCCTTCAAGAAATGCGCCCGTATCGTTGGCGACGTCATCGGTAAGTTCCACCCGCATGGCGACCAGTCGGTCTATGACGCGCTGGTGCGTCTCGCGCAGGATTTCTCCCAGCGTTACCCGGTTGTGGACGGGCAGGGCAACTTCGGCAACATCGATGGCGATAGTGCCGCCGCCTATCGTTACACCGAAGCGCGCATGACCGATGTCGCGGCGCTGCTGCTCGAAGGCATCGACCAGGACGCCGTCGACTACCGCCCGACCTATAACGAGGAAGACGATGAGCCGGTCGTTCTTCCCGGCGCCTTCCCGAACCTGCTTGCAAACGGCGCATCCGGCATCGCGGTCGGCATGGCGACTTCGATCCCGCCGCACAACGCGCACGAAATCTGCGATGCGGCCCTTTACCTGATCAAGAACCCCGGCGCTCCCGTCGAGGAACTGCTGGCCGATCCGGCCAATCCCCAGAAGGGCGGTATAGAAGGCCCGGACTTCCCGACCGGCGGCATCATCGTCGAAAGCCGCGAAAGCATGCTGGAGACCTACCGCACGGGTCGCGGCGGCTTCCGCGTGCGTGCGCGCTGGGAAATCGAGGATCTCGGTCGCGGTGGCTACCAGATCATCGTCACCCAGATTCCGTTCCAGGTGCAGAAGTCGCGCCTGATCGAAAAGATCGCCGAACTGCTGATCGCCAAGCGGTTGCCGCTTCTGGAAGATATCCGAGACGAGTCCGCCGAGGACGTCCGCGTCGTTCTGGTGCCCAAGAGCCGTACCGTCGACGCAACGCTGCTGATGGAATCGCTGTTCAAGCTCACCGAGCTCGAAAGCCGCATTTCGCTCAACATGAACGTGCTGTCGCAGGGCAAGGTGCCTCGCGTCATGGCGCTGAACGAAGTGCTGACCGAGTGGCTGGAACACCGCAAGGACGTTCTGGTTCGCCGTTCGCGTTTCCGCCTTGCCGCGATCGATCGCCGCCTCGAAATTCTCGGTGGCCTGCTGGTTGCCTATCTCAACCTCGACGAAGTGATCCGCATCATCCGCGAGGAGGATGAACCCAAGCCGGTGATGATCGCCCGTTGGGATCTGACCGACATCCAGGCCGAAGCCATCCTCAACATGCGGCTGCGCAATTTGCGCAAGCTCGAGGAGTTCGAGATCCGCAAGGAGCACGAGGAGCTTTCGAAGGAGAAGGCCGAGATCGAGGCGCTGCTCGCATCCGATGATAAGCAGTGGCAGACGATTTCCTGGGAGATCGGCGAGGTCAAGAAGAAGTATGCCAAGGCGACCGAACTCGGCCGCCGCCGCACCCAGTTTGCCGATGCGCCCGACGCCGACAGCGAGGCGATCCAGCAGGCGATGATCGAAAAGGAACCGATCACCGTCGTCGTCTCCGAAAAGGGCTGGATCCGCGCGCTCAAGGGTCACATTTCCGATACGTCGAGCCTCACCTTCAAGGAAGGCGATGGCCTGAAGGTTGCCTTTCCTGCGCAGACCACGGACAAGATTCTGCTGGTCACCACCGGCGGCAAGGTGTTCACGCTTGGCGGCGACAAGCTGCCGGGCGGCCGTGGACACGGCGAGCCCCTGCGTATCATGGTGGACATGGAGAACGATCAGGACGTGCTGACCGCCTTCGTGCACGATACCAGCCGCAAGCTTTTGTTCTCCTCGACTGCGGGCAATGGCTTTATCGTTGCCGAGGCCGACATCGTCGCCAACACCCGTAAGGGCAAGCAGGTAATGAATGTCGGCATGCCGGACGAGGCGAAGCTCGTCGTTCCCGTTGCGGGTGATCATGTCGCCGTCGTCGGTGAAAACCGCAAGCTGCTGGTGTTCCCGATGGCGCAGATGCCGGAAATGACCCGCGGCAAGGGCGTTCGCCTGCAGCGCTACAAGGATGGCGGCATTTCCGACATCAAGTGCTTCGCGATTGCCGACGGACTGACGTGGGAAGACAGCGCCGGCCGCGTCTTCAGCAAGTCGAAGGACGACCTCGCCGAATGGATGGGCGACCGCGCTGCGGCTGGCCGTACCGTTCCGAAGGGCTTCCCTCGCAGCGGCAAGTTCTCCGGTTGA
- the glyA gene encoding serine hydroxymethyltransferase (catalyzes the reaction of glycine with 5,10-methylenetetrahydrofolate to form L-serine and tetrahydrofolate) has protein sequence MSNTDAFFSRPLAETDPEIFGAIEKELGRQRHEIELIASENIVSRAVLEAQGSIMTNKYAEGYPGKRYYGGCQFVDIAEELAIERAKKLFGVNFANVQPNSGSQMNQAVFLALLQPGDTFMGLDLNSGGHLTHGSPVNMSGKWFNVVSYGVREGDNLLDMDAVAEKARTHKPKLIIAGGTAYSRIWDWKRFREIADEVGAYLMVDMAHIAGLVAGGQHPSPFPHCHVATTTTHKSLRGPRGGVILTNDEDLAKKFNSAVFPGLQGGPLMHIIAAKAVAFGEALQPEFKDYAAQIVKNAKALSETLVAGGLDIVSGGTDNHLMLVDLRKKNATGKRAEAALGRGYITCNKNGIPFDPEKPFVTSGVRLGTPAGTTRGFKEAEFKEIGNLIIEVLDGLKVANSDEGNAAVEAAVREKVVALTGRFPMYPYM, from the coding sequence ATGTCGAACACAGATGCCTTCTTCTCCCGTCCGCTTGCCGAGACCGATCCGGAAATCTTCGGCGCGATCGAGAAGGAACTGGGTCGCCAACGTCACGAAATCGAGCTGATCGCCTCGGAAAACATCGTATCCCGTGCAGTCCTTGAGGCGCAGGGTTCGATCATGACGAACAAGTATGCCGAGGGTTATCCGGGCAAGCGCTATTACGGCGGCTGCCAGTTTGTCGATATCGCCGAAGAACTGGCGATCGAACGCGCCAAGAAGCTGTTCGGCGTCAACTTCGCCAACGTCCAGCCGAACTCCGGCTCGCAGATGAACCAGGCCGTCTTCCTTGCTCTGCTGCAGCCGGGCGATACCTTCATGGGCCTCGACCTGAATTCCGGGGGCCACCTGACCCACGGTTCGCCGGTCAACATGTCCGGCAAGTGGTTCAACGTCGTCTCCTACGGCGTGCGTGAAGGCGACAACCTGCTCGACATGGATGCTGTTGCCGAAAAGGCCCGCACCCACAAGCCGAAGCTGATCATCGCCGGCGGTACCGCCTATTCCCGTATCTGGGACTGGAAGCGTTTCCGCGAGATTGCCGATGAAGTTGGCGCCTACCTGATGGTCGACATGGCCCACATTGCCGGCCTCGTTGCCGGTGGCCAGCATCCGTCGCCGTTCCCGCATTGCCATGTCGCCACCACCACCACGCACAAGTCGCTCCGCGGCCCGCGCGGCGGCGTCATCCTGACGAACGACGAGGATCTGGCGAAGAAGTTCAATTCCGCGGTATTCCCCGGCCTGCAGGGCGGTCCGCTGATGCACATCATCGCCGCCAAGGCCGTTGCCTTCGGTGAAGCGCTTCAGCCGGAATTCAAGGATTACGCGGCCCAGATCGTCAAGAACGCCAAGGCGCTGTCCGAGACGCTGGTTGCCGGCGGCCTCGACATCGTTTCGGGCGGCACCGACAACCACCTGATGCTGGTCGACCTGCGCAAGAAGAACGCCACCGGCAAGCGGGCGGAAGCAGCGCTTGGTCGCGGTTACATCACCTGCAACAAGAACGGCATTCCGTTCGACCCCGAAAAGCCCTTCGTCACCTCCGGTGTCCGTCTCGGTACACCGGCCGGCACGACCCGCGGCTTCAAGGAAGCGGAATTCAAGGAAATCGGTAACCTCATCATCGAAGTTCTTGATGGCCTGAAGGTCGCGAATTCCGACGAAGGCAATGCTGCCGTCGAAGCTGCCGTGCGGGAAAAGGTGGTCGCGCTGACCGGCCGCTTCCCGATGTATCCTTACATGTAA
- a CDS encoding EamA family transporter — protein MTPPSPAGRSTGLALATAGGLFLSFDIPLVRLSDGGLWPVLGLRSIAIFLIALLALAGMRLVTGRWSALRLTAATVIGGLFYGFSTMAFVAAVYHTSSANVVFIVAFSPMIAAILSWLFLKEPPSRSTLVTMVIMLAGVSLIVSGGVSSGHLFGDCLAAVAAVLIAAALTIGRASRQPMGFVPLLATIIPAGFSLVLGWSNGFTMQAPGWALLDGIVMMPLAFWLLATAPRYLPAAEVGMFYLLETILAPVWIWLIFSEMPGTPTLIGGGIMVLALLGHSLTQIWAGRMANRRKATVTPLETSQSEA, from the coding sequence ATGACACCACCCTCCCCTGCCGGTCGCTCCACCGGCCTCGCGCTGGCGACAGCCGGAGGCCTCTTCCTGTCCTTCGACATTCCGCTCGTCCGGCTTTCCGATGGTGGGCTGTGGCCGGTGCTTGGCCTTCGCAGCATTGCGATCTTCCTGATCGCGCTTCTGGCGCTTGCCGGCATGCGGCTCGTGACCGGGCGCTGGTCCGCGCTCCGCCTGACAGCCGCGACCGTGATCGGCGGGCTGTTCTACGGCTTCAGCACCATGGCCTTCGTGGCTGCCGTCTATCACACGTCCTCGGCAAACGTCGTCTTCATCGTCGCCTTCTCGCCGATGATCGCGGCCATCCTGTCATGGCTGTTCCTGAAGGAACCTCCGAGCCGCTCGACGCTGGTTACCATGGTGATCATGCTGGCCGGGGTCTCGCTGATCGTCAGCGGGGGCGTGTCATCAGGCCATCTTTTCGGAGATTGTCTCGCCGCCGTCGCAGCCGTGCTGATTGCCGCAGCGCTGACCATAGGACGCGCCTCGCGCCAGCCGATGGGCTTCGTGCCGCTGCTTGCGACCATCATACCTGCCGGTTTCAGCCTCGTTCTCGGCTGGAGCAACGGGTTCACCATGCAGGCACCCGGCTGGGCACTGCTCGACGGGATCGTGATGATGCCGCTCGCCTTCTGGCTGCTGGCAACCGCCCCGCGCTATCTGCCGGCCGCGGAGGTCGGCATGTTCTACCTGCTGGAAACCATTCTCGCGCCGGTGTGGATCTGGCTGATCTTCAGCGAAATGCCCGGGACGCCGACCCTCATCGGCGGCGGCATCATGGTGCTCGCCTTGCTCGGCCATTCCCTGACACAGATATGGGCGGGGCGAATGGCCAACCGGCGCAAGGCTACGGTAACACCGCTCGAAACGAGCCAGAGCGAAGCCTGA
- a CDS encoding MarR family transcriptional regulator, with amino-acid sequence MNTKLKAQQNTLAPQEEAIRSLYMESLHLVERLHRRLLDVIKDEFDRQGRSDVNAVQALLLFNIGNSELTAGELRSRGYYLGSNVSYNVKKLVDLGFINHQRSRIDRRSVRISLTENGQEIAETVARLYERHIGSIQKVGGIGSDEFTQMNKLLQRLDRFWNDQILYRL; translated from the coding sequence ATGAACACCAAGCTCAAGGCTCAGCAGAACACCCTGGCACCGCAGGAAGAAGCAATCCGCTCGCTCTACATGGAGTCGTTGCATCTCGTTGAACGCCTGCACCGCCGCCTTCTCGATGTCATCAAGGACGAGTTCGACCGTCAGGGTCGCAGCGACGTCAACGCCGTTCAGGCGCTCCTCTTGTTCAACATCGGCAATTCCGAACTGACCGCCGGCGAACTCCGCTCGCGTGGTTACTACCTCGGCTCGAACGTTTCCTACAACGTCAAGAAGCTGGTAGATCTCGGCTTCATCAACCACCAGCGTTCACGCATCGACCGTCGCTCGGTTCGCATCAGCCTGACCGAAAACGGCCAGGAAATCGCCGAAACCGTCGCCAGGCTCTACGAGCGCCACATCGGCTCGATCCAGAAGGTCGGCGGCATCGGCTCTGACGAGTTCACCCAGATGAACAAGCTGCTGCAGCGCCTCGATCGCTTCTGGAACGACCAGATCCTCTATCGCCTCTAA
- a CDS encoding 8-amino-7-oxononanoate synthase yields the protein MDMSSSSRKVSIPASALQGSLRDYRAPTGPDLVGRTDGFFEWQDLRRRNDVWPYARSTETAPATYCKVRSDADRGFQGINFASQDYLSLSSHPRIKQAAIEAVERYGVHSAGSAALLGNTANSLDLEAKFSDFLGGREVVLYPTGWSAGFASVQGFVRPDDHVVMDVLAHSCLQEGARAATQNIHHFAHLNTNAVIRRLSKIREKAPDAGILVVTESLFSMHADIPDFAGLREACDTYGATLLIDCAHDLGAMGPGGLGNLGTAGMLDAADILIGSFSKSFASNGGFVSVKTRAAAEYLKYFSATQTFSNALSPVQAAVVGTALDIIRSEEGEERRQRLMDNILYLRKTVENTGLRALGLPSPIVPVFVGSEALGRLISRRMPDFGGIANLVEYPAVPKAESRFRFQVMADHTRSDVDRVVVALGSALEAARTDLELCVTVNESPSKLLGTSASAAA from the coding sequence ATGGATATGAGCAGCTCGAGCCGGAAAGTCAGCATTCCAGCATCAGCCCTTCAGGGCAGTCTCAGGGACTATCGGGCGCCGACCGGTCCCGATCTCGTTGGCCGCACGGACGGCTTTTTCGAATGGCAGGATCTTCGCCGACGCAATGACGTCTGGCCTTACGCCCGTTCGACCGAAACCGCGCCTGCAACCTATTGTAAGGTACGGTCGGATGCCGATCGCGGCTTCCAGGGTATCAATTTCGCCTCCCAGGACTATCTCAGCCTTTCTTCCCATCCGCGCATCAAGCAGGCCGCAATCGAGGCTGTTGAACGCTACGGCGTACATAGCGCCGGATCCGCGGCTCTCCTTGGCAATACCGCCAATTCGCTCGATCTCGAAGCGAAGTTCTCGGATTTCCTCGGGGGCAGGGAGGTCGTGCTGTATCCAACCGGCTGGTCGGCCGGCTTTGCGTCCGTGCAGGGTTTCGTCCGTCCTGACGATCATGTGGTCATGGACGTGCTCGCCCATTCCTGCCTTCAGGAAGGTGCGCGCGCGGCGACCCAGAACATCCATCACTTTGCCCACCTGAATACGAATGCCGTCATCCGCCGGCTGAGCAAGATCCGCGAAAAGGCTCCGGATGCCGGTATCCTGGTGGTGACGGAAAGCCTCTTCTCCATGCATGCCGACATTCCGGACTTTGCCGGTCTGCGCGAGGCCTGCGATACCTATGGCGCGACGCTCCTCATCGATTGCGCCCACGATCTCGGCGCCATGGGGCCGGGCGGCCTCGGCAATCTCGGCACCGCCGGGATGCTCGACGCGGCCGACATCCTGATCGGCAGCTTCTCCAAGAGTTTCGCCTCGAATGGTGGCTTTGTGTCGGTGAAGACCCGCGCTGCGGCGGAATATCTGAAATACTTCAGCGCCACGCAGACCTTCTCCAATGCCCTTTCCCCGGTTCAGGCCGCGGTCGTCGGTACCGCGCTGGACATCATTCGCTCGGAGGAAGGGGAAGAGCGGCGCCAGCGGCTGATGGACAACATTCTCTATCTCCGCAAGACCGTGGAAAATACTGGCCTTCGCGCGCTGGGTCTTCCGTCGCCGATCGTCCCCGTTTTCGTCGGCAGCGAAGCGCTTGGCCGGTTGATCTCTCGCCGTATGCCGGACTTCGGCGGCATCGCCAATCTGGTGGAATATCCGGCCGTTCCCAAGGCGGAATCCCGGTTCCGTTTCCAGGTGATGGCGGATCATACCCGCTCCGATGTCGATCGTGTCGTTGTGGCACTTGGCTCCGCGCTCGAAGCGGCGCGCACGGATCTGGAGCTTTGTGTAACTGTTAACGAAAGCCCCTCAAAATTATTGGGCACTTCAGCGTCAGCTGCTGCTTGA
- a CDS encoding delta-aminolevulinic acid dehydratase: MQDKIHLVDDITGHRRMRRNRKADWTRRMVQENRLTVDDLIWPIFVIPGEGIAEPVASMPGVNRMSVDKAVEAAKEAADLGIPALATFPNIEMELRNETGSQILEANNLINRATAAIKKAVPNIGVITDVALDPFTNHGHDGILRGEEIVNDETVEQVVRAAILQADAGSDIIAPSEMMDGRIGAIRRGLDAAGHQNVGIMSYATKFASGYYGPYREAISTGGLLKGDKKSYYLDPANGTEALRDAALDVEEGADMLMVKPGLPYIDICWRMKEAFGLPVFAYQVSGEYAQIKAAGLNGWLDEEKVMLETLLCFKRAGCDGILTYFAMDVARHLAKHG; the protein is encoded by the coding sequence ATGCAGGACAAGATTCATCTGGTCGACGACATCACCGGGCACCGCCGCATGAGGCGAAATCGCAAGGCCGACTGGACGCGCCGCATGGTTCAGGAGAACCGGCTGACGGTCGACGACCTCATCTGGCCGATCTTTGTCATCCCCGGCGAAGGCATCGCCGAACCGGTCGCTTCCATGCCGGGCGTCAACCGAATGTCTGTGGATAAGGCCGTCGAGGCCGCGAAGGAAGCGGCCGATCTCGGCATTCCGGCGCTGGCGACCTTCCCGAACATCGAAATGGAACTGCGCAACGAAACCGGTTCGCAGATCCTCGAAGCCAATAATCTCATCAACCGCGCGACGGCTGCCATCAAGAAGGCCGTTCCGAACATCGGCGTCATTACCGACGTTGCGCTCGATCCGTTCACCAACCATGGGCACGACGGCATCCTGCGCGGGGAAGAGATCGTCAACGACGAGACGGTCGAACAGGTCGTGCGCGCCGCCATCCTGCAGGCCGACGCCGGCTCGGACATCATCGCTCCTTCCGAAATGATGGACGGGCGCATCGGCGCGATCCGCCGGGGCCTCGACGCCGCAGGCCACCAGAATGTCGGCATCATGTCCTATGCTACGAAGTTCGCTTCCGGCTATTACGGCCCCTATCGCGAGGCGATCTCCACCGGGGGGCTGCTGAAGGGCGACAAGAAGAGCTATTATCTCGATCCGGCCAACGGCACCGAAGCGCTGCGCGATGCAGCGCTAGACGTCGAGGAGGGCGCCGACATGCTGATGGTCAAGCCCGGCCTGCCCTACATCGACATCTGCTGGCGGATGAAGGAAGCCTTCGGACTGCCGGTTTTCGCCTATCAGGTCTCCGGCGAATACGCGCAGATCAAGGCCGCTGGCCTCAACGGCTGGCTGGACGAAGAAAAGGTCATGCTCGAAACCCTGCTCTGCTTCAAGCGCGCGGGTTGCGACGGCATCCTGACCTATTTCGCCATGGATGTGGCCCGGCACCTCGCCAAACACGGCTGA
- a CDS encoding transcriptional regulator NrdR — protein MRCPFCGSDDTQVKDSRPAEDNTSIRRRRICPDCGGRFTTFERVQLRELMVVKKTGRKVPFDRNKLVRSFQIALRKRPVDNDRIERAVSGIVRRLESSGETEIPSEEIGLQVLEALKSLDDVGFVRYASVYRDFSHAEDFEQVIAEINAKISRDSGME, from the coding sequence ATGCGCTGCCCCTTCTGCGGTTCAGACGATACCCAGGTCAAGGATTCCCGCCCGGCGGAGGATAATACCTCCATCCGCCGGCGGCGTATCTGCCCGGATTGTGGCGGTCGCTTCACCACCTTCGAAAGGGTGCAGCTTCGCGAGCTCATGGTCGTCAAGAAGACCGGTCGCAAGGTGCCCTTCGATCGCAACAAGCTCGTGCGCTCGTTCCAGATCGCGCTGCGCAAGCGGCCGGTCGACAACGATCGCATCGAGCGTGCGGTCTCCGGCATTGTCCGCAGGCTTGAAAGCTCGGGCGAGACGGAAATTCCCTCAGAGGAAATCGGCCTGCAGGTGCTTGAGGCGCTGAAAAGCCTCGATGATGTCGGCTTCGTCCGTTACGCTTCAGTCTATCGCGACTTCTCCCATGCGGAAGATTTCGAGCAGGTGATCGCCGAGATCAATGCGAAGATCTCCCGCGACAGCGGCATGGAGTGA
- a CDS encoding murein L,D-transpeptidase, translated as MSKKSGIVDLSRRAILRGAAAAGAAAIAGQAIAQTAVDELISAPRRGNWDDQFDAQASRATASVVSNTPMLSGSNLFNFQDAIQNYQAIVSNGGWPQVSTSVKLKIGVVDPSVQQLRQRLMISGDLDRGAGMSNSFDTYVDGAVKRFQARHGLPEDGVLGEFSLKALNVSADTRLMQLNVNLQRLQEMMSKQLENRYIVVNIPAAYVEAVEGDRVALRNTAIVGRDSRPSPLVDSKVSDIILNPYWTAPRSIVEKDIVPLMRKDPTYLSRNNIRLIDGKGGEVSPESIDWFAPKAPNLMFRQDPGKINAMSSTKINFPSPEAVYMHDTPTQGLFNKLMRFESSGCVRVQNVRDLIVWVLKNTPGWNRQEIERVIASRVNTPIKVTDEVGVHWVYLTAWSAKDGVVQFRDDIYGKDGNAQLALQTNIGVEQVSGSVEDDILPQ; from the coding sequence ATGTCGAAGAAATCTGGAATTGTCGATTTGTCACGCCGCGCGATCCTGCGCGGTGCCGCAGCAGCAGGTGCCGCAGCAATCGCCGGCCAGGCAATCGCACAGACGGCAGTCGACGAGCTGATCAGCGCACCCCGGCGCGGCAACTGGGATGACCAGTTCGACGCCCAGGCTTCACGTGCGACGGCAAGTGTCGTGTCGAACACGCCGATGCTGAGCGGCAGCAATCTCTTCAACTTCCAGGACGCGATCCAGAACTATCAGGCCATCGTCTCCAACGGCGGCTGGCCGCAGGTCAGCACTTCCGTCAAGCTGAAGATCGGTGTCGTCGATCCGTCAGTGCAGCAGCTGCGCCAGCGCCTGATGATCTCCGGCGACCTCGATCGCGGCGCCGGCATGTCCAACTCCTTCGACACCTATGTCGATGGCGCGGTGAAGCGGTTCCAGGCCCGTCACGGCCTGCCGGAAGACGGCGTTCTCGGTGAGTTCTCCCTGAAGGCCCTCAACGTTTCCGCCGATACCCGCCTGATGCAGCTCAACGTCAACCTGCAACGCCTGCAGGAGATGATGAGCAAGCAGCTCGAAAACCGTTACATCGTCGTCAACATTCCGGCAGCCTATGTCGAAGCCGTCGAAGGTGACCGGGTTGCGCTCCGCAACACCGCGATCGTCGGCCGTGACAGCCGTCCGTCGCCGCTGGTGGATTCCAAGGTTTCCGACATCATCCTGAACCCGTACTGGACCGCGCCGCGCTCGATCGTCGAAAAGGACATCGTGCCGCTGATGCGCAAGGATCCCACCTATCTCTCGCGCAACAACATCCGCCTGATCGACGGCAAGGGCGGCGAAGTGTCGCCGGAGAGCATCGACTGGTTTGCGCCCAAGGCGCCGAACCTGATGTTCCGTCAGGACCCGGGCAAGATCAACGCGATGTCCTCGACGAAGATCAACTTCCCCAGCCCGGAAGCGGTCTATATGCACGACACACCGACGCAGGGCCTGTTCAACAAGTTGATGCGTTTCGAATCCTCCGGCTGTGTGCGCGTTCAGAACGTGCGCGACCTCATCGTCTGGGTGCTGAAGAACACCCCCGGCTGGAACCGTCAGGAAATCGAGCGCGTGATCGCAAGCCGCGTCAACACGCCGATCAAGGTGACGGATGAAGTCGGCGTTCATTGGGTCTACCTGACCGCATGGTCGGCCAAGGACGGCGTCGTTCAGTTCCGTGACGATATTTACGGAAAAGACGGCAACGCCCAGCTCGCGCTGCAGACCAATATCGGCGTCGAGCAGGTCTCCGGTTCCGTCGAAGACGATATCCTGCCGCAATAA